The following coding sequences lie in one Arachis hypogaea cultivar Tifrunner chromosome 4, arahy.Tifrunner.gnm2.J5K5, whole genome shotgun sequence genomic window:
- the LOC112797572 gene encoding probable protein phosphatase 2C 33 → MGSCFSVESRNPNSPSSGLRKRKNSKKRFGSRNSSFEYWRNEPLHRVPGRIFLNGSTQVASLFTQQGKKGTNQDAMVVWENFCSRQDTVFCGVFDGHGPFGHMVAKKVRDVLPLKLNAHWEPNASGEDVLKEISVNTAVSMNTEEAAFVSADEESRASIDVEELEKYPEIFLTVRESFLKAFKVMDRELKTHPSVDCFCSGTTAVTLVKQGRDLIVGNVGDSRAVLGTREKDNSLVAVQLTVDLKPNLPAEAERIRRCKGRVFALHDEPEVARVWLPNNDSPGLAMARAFGDFCLKDFGLISVPEVSYRRLTEKDEFIVLATDGIWDVLSNKEVVDIVAAAPARSMAARALVESAVRAWRYKYPTSKVDDCAVVCLFLDPDLHKVSNASFAKSKEQQSSGINANGGSEEVESLLEPAGLVRSGTCREVNNDTSNGESNEETLKDDVMDAGEWSALQGVTRVNTLLNLPRYDPRKDKGASASPKKRK, encoded by the exons ATGGGGTCCTGCTTCTCTGTGGAAAGCAGGAACCCCAATTCACCATCTTCAGGATTGAGGAAAAGGAAGAATTCCAAGAAGAGGTTTGGATCAAGAAACTCTTCATTTGAGTATTGGAGGAATGAGCCTCTCCATAGGGTCCCTGGTAGGATCTTCCTCAATGGCTCTACCCAAGTTGCTTCCTTGTTCACCCAGCAAGGAAAGAAAGGCACCAATCAAGATGCCATGGTTGTTTGGGAG AACTTTTGTTCCAGGCAAGATACTGTTTTCTGCGGTGTTTTCGATGGCCATGGTCCATTTGGTCACATGGTTGCGAAAAAAGTGAGGGATGTTCTTCCTCTAAAACTGAATGCTCATTGGGAACCTAATGCATCTGGTGAGGATGTCCTCAAGGAAATTAGCGTGAATACGGCAGTAAGCATGAACACAGAAGAGGCTGCATTTGTATCCGCTGACGAGGAATCCAGAGCATCCATTGATGTCGAAGAATTGGAAAAATACCCTGAAATCTTTCTAACAGTTAGAGAGTCTTTTCTGAAGGCCTTCAAAGTTATGGATAGAGAATTGAAGACACACCCTAGCGTCGATTGCTTCTGCAGTGGAACAACAGCAGTAACATTGGTGAAACAG GGTCGTGATCTTATTGTCGGAAATGTTGGTGATTCCAGAGCTGTGCTTGGTACAAGAGAGAAAGATAATTCTCTTGTTGCAGTTCAGTTAACTGTGGATCTAAAACCCAATCTTCCAG CCGAAGCAGAGAGAATTCGTAGATGTAAAGGGCGTGTTTTCGCCCTTCATGATGAACCTGAAGTTGCTCGAGTCTGGTTGCCAAATAACGATTCCCCTGGCCTAGCCATGGCTCGTGCATTCGGAGATTTTTGTCTTAAAGATTTTGGTTTGATATCTGTTCCAGAGGTTTCATACAGAAGACTCACCGAGAAGGATGAGTTTATCGTCTTAGCAACCGATGGG ATTTGGGATGTTCTCTCAAACAAAGAAGTGGTAGACATCGTAGCAGCAGCACCTGCACGGTCCATGGCAGCTCGAGCGCTGGTCGAGTCAGCTGTTAGAGCTTGGAGGTACAAATATCCGACTTCCAAGGTTGATGACTGTGCAGTGGTTTGCCTCTTTCTGGACCCGGACTTGCATAAAGTATCTAATGCTTCCTTTGCTAAGTCGAAAGAGCAGCAGAGTTCAGGGATCAATGCAAATGGCGGCAGCGAAGAAGTGGAAAGCCTTCTGGAACCTGCTGGTCTGGTAAGATCCGGAACTTGCAGGGAAGTCAATAATGACACATCCAATGGCGAAAGCAACGAAGAAACGTTGAAAGATGATGTGATGGATGCTGGAGAGTGGTCTGCACTCCAAGGAGTGACTCGAGTGAACACACTGTTGAATCTTCCAAGATACGACCCTCGCAAAGATAAGGGTGCGTCCGCCAGCCCGAAAAAACGCAAATGA
- the LOC112797573 gene encoding serine carboxypeptidase-like 20 isoform X1, producing the protein MANNSILSSSLICCLLFLLLNHHYWIFVEAAPSASLVTQLPGFDSNFPSNHYSGYINIDGNGENGKNLFYYLVSSERNPKKDPLVLWLNGGPGCSSFDGFVYEHGPFNFEAAKSKGSLPTLHTNPYSWSKVSNIIYLDSPVGVGLSYSKNSTKYVTGDLQTASDTHAFLLKWLEQYPEFLANPFYIAGESYAGVYVPTLAFEVAKGIRSGTKPVINFKGYMVGNGVTDEIFDGNALLPFVHGMGLISDSIYEDVETSCKGNFYKYYSEDTEDNNDDSCSKSFEKVDRAIEGLNVYDILEPCYHEGDSNSAWMKAAIANGTLPKSFQELGLTNNNDERHLKVRKRMFGRAWPFRAPLKQGLVPLWPQLLAQTRHVACVSDVVASSWLNNNAVRKAIHAEEESVTGAWELCTGKIEYSHDAGSMIPYHKNLTALGYRALIFSGDHDMCVPFTGSEAWTRSLAYNIIDEWRPWNSNGQIAGYLQGYDNNLIFLTVKGAGHTVPEYKPREALDFYTRWLEGRPI; encoded by the exons ATGGCCAATAATTCTATTCTATCATCATCACTAATCTGTTGCTTATTATTTCTTTTGTTGAATCACCATTATTGGATCTTTGTTGAAGCTGCTCCTTCAGCTTCTCTTGTTACACAACTCCCTGGCTTTGATTCCAATTTCCCATCCAACCATTACTCCGG ATACATAAATATTGATGGAAATGGTGAGAATGGGAAGAACCTGTTCTACTACTTGGTTAGTTCAGAAAGAAATCCAAAGAAGGATCCACTTGTTCTGTGGCTCAATGGTGGTCCTGGCTGCTCTAGTTTTGATGGATTTGTTTATGAGCATG GACCGTTCAACTTTGAGGCAGCAAAATCAAAAGGGAGTCTCCCCACTTTGCATACTAATCCTTACAGCTGGTCTAAG GTTTCAAATATAATATATTTGGATTCTCCAGTAGGGGTTGGGCTCTCATACTCCAAGAACTCGACCAAATATGTTACTGGGGACCTACAAACCGCGTCTGATACCCATGCTTTCCTcttaaag TGGTTAGAGCAATATCCGGAATTCCTGGCTAATCCATTCTATATTGCTGGCGAATCGTATGCTGGAGTTTATGTGCCCACTCTAGCTTTTGAAGTAGCAAAAG GAATCCGGAGTGGTACAAAGCCCGTGATCAACTTTAAG GGTTACATGGTGGGTAATGGTGTCACGGACGAGATTTTTGATGGAAATGCTCTTCTCCCATTTGTGCATGGAATGGGCCTCATATCCGACAGTATCTATGAG GATGTAGAAACTTCCTGCAAGGGAAACTTCTACAAATATTACTCTGAGGATACTGAAGATAATAATGATGATTCATGCAGTAAGAGCTTTGAAAAAGTTGATAGA GCTATCGAAGGCCTTAACGTGTATGATATATTGGAACCATGTTACCATGAAGGAGATTCAAATTCAGCATGGATGAAAGCAGCCATTGCTAATGGAACATTGCCAAAGAGTTTTCAAGAATTAGGGTTAACTAATAATAATGATGAGAGGCATCTCAAAGTGAGGAAGAGGATGTTTGGTAGAGCTTGGCCTTTTAGGGCACCTCTCAAACAAGGCCTTGTTCCGTTGTGGCCCCAATTATTGGCTCAAACCAGACATGTTGCTTGTGTT AGTGATGTAGTTGCAAGTTCATGGCTAAACAACAATGCAGTAAGGAAAGCCATTCATGCTGAGGAG GAAAGTGTGACAGGGGCATGGGAATTATGCACCGGAAAGATAGAATACAGTCATGATGCTGGAAGCATGATTCCTTACCACAAGAACTTAACTGCCCTTGGTTATAGGGCACTTATTTTCAG TGGAGACCATGATATGTGTGTTCCATTTACTGGAAGTGAAGCATGGACTCGCTCACTTGCATATAACATTATTGATGAATGGAGACCATGGAACTCCAATGGCCAAATTGCTGG ATATTTACAAGGATATGACAACAACCTTATCTTTCTTACGGTTAAG GGAGCTGGGCACACGGTGCCAGAGTATAAGCCACGTGAAGCACTTGATTTTTACACTCGTTGGTTGGAAGGAAGaccaatataa
- the LOC112797573 gene encoding serine carboxypeptidase-like 20 isoform X2 encodes MANNSILSSSLICCLLFLLLNHHYWIFVEAAPSASLVTQLPGFDSNFPSNHYSGYINIDGNGENGKNLFYYLVSSERNPKKDPLVLWLNGGPGCSSFDGFVYEHGPFNFEAAKSKGSLPTLHTNPYSWSKVSNIIYLDSPVGVGLSYSKNSTKYVTGDLQTASDTHAFLLKWLEQYPEFLANPFYIAGESYAGVYVPTLAFEVAKGIRSGTKPVINFKGYMVGNGVTDEIFDGNALLPFVHGMGLISDSIYEDVETSCKGNFYKYYSEDTEDNNDDSCSKSFEKVDRAIEGLNVYDILEPCYHEGDSNSAWMKAAIANGTLPKSFQELGLTNNNDERHLKVRKRMFGRAWPFRAPLKQGLVPLWPQLLAQTRHVACVSDVVASSWLNNNAVRKAIHAEEESVTGAWELCTGKIEYSHDAGSMIPYHKNLTALGYRALIFRYLQGYDNNLIFLTVKGAGHTVPEYKPREALDFYTRWLEGRPI; translated from the exons ATGGCCAATAATTCTATTCTATCATCATCACTAATCTGTTGCTTATTATTTCTTTTGTTGAATCACCATTATTGGATCTTTGTTGAAGCTGCTCCTTCAGCTTCTCTTGTTACACAACTCCCTGGCTTTGATTCCAATTTCCCATCCAACCATTACTCCGG ATACATAAATATTGATGGAAATGGTGAGAATGGGAAGAACCTGTTCTACTACTTGGTTAGTTCAGAAAGAAATCCAAAGAAGGATCCACTTGTTCTGTGGCTCAATGGTGGTCCTGGCTGCTCTAGTTTTGATGGATTTGTTTATGAGCATG GACCGTTCAACTTTGAGGCAGCAAAATCAAAAGGGAGTCTCCCCACTTTGCATACTAATCCTTACAGCTGGTCTAAG GTTTCAAATATAATATATTTGGATTCTCCAGTAGGGGTTGGGCTCTCATACTCCAAGAACTCGACCAAATATGTTACTGGGGACCTACAAACCGCGTCTGATACCCATGCTTTCCTcttaaag TGGTTAGAGCAATATCCGGAATTCCTGGCTAATCCATTCTATATTGCTGGCGAATCGTATGCTGGAGTTTATGTGCCCACTCTAGCTTTTGAAGTAGCAAAAG GAATCCGGAGTGGTACAAAGCCCGTGATCAACTTTAAG GGTTACATGGTGGGTAATGGTGTCACGGACGAGATTTTTGATGGAAATGCTCTTCTCCCATTTGTGCATGGAATGGGCCTCATATCCGACAGTATCTATGAG GATGTAGAAACTTCCTGCAAGGGAAACTTCTACAAATATTACTCTGAGGATACTGAAGATAATAATGATGATTCATGCAGTAAGAGCTTTGAAAAAGTTGATAGA GCTATCGAAGGCCTTAACGTGTATGATATATTGGAACCATGTTACCATGAAGGAGATTCAAATTCAGCATGGATGAAAGCAGCCATTGCTAATGGAACATTGCCAAAGAGTTTTCAAGAATTAGGGTTAACTAATAATAATGATGAGAGGCATCTCAAAGTGAGGAAGAGGATGTTTGGTAGAGCTTGGCCTTTTAGGGCACCTCTCAAACAAGGCCTTGTTCCGTTGTGGCCCCAATTATTGGCTCAAACCAGACATGTTGCTTGTGTT AGTGATGTAGTTGCAAGTTCATGGCTAAACAACAATGCAGTAAGGAAAGCCATTCATGCTGAGGAG GAAAGTGTGACAGGGGCATGGGAATTATGCACCGGAAAGATAGAATACAGTCATGATGCTGGAAGCATGATTCCTTACCACAAGAACTTAACTGCCCTTGGTTATAGGGCACTTATTTTCAG ATATTTACAAGGATATGACAACAACCTTATCTTTCTTACGGTTAAG GGAGCTGGGCACACGGTGCCAGAGTATAAGCCACGTGAAGCACTTGATTTTTACACTCGTTGGTTGGAAGGAAGaccaatataa